In Daucus carota subsp. sativus chromosome 4, DH1 v3.0, whole genome shotgun sequence, one DNA window encodes the following:
- the LOC108217181 gene encoding probable membrane-associated kinase regulator 4, protein MTTKPHSDDQEDADYIEMEVHSHSDRFVGVMTSPHPLEFEFQMFSSSLKKDTTISPADELFYKGKLLPLHLPPRLQMVQKLLQTSKSYETNTLEEFFSRPLADTRPANSPPDDVSSPGSWKVSEEPNPQECVTEFTTETIAFVRGKTKKSWTRKLKLVKQASLSSKLKSSRAYFKSLFTKPGCSDKSSIVHEDNHIVIAKNPFRRIQTEGYQVQPTTNRFVNETGSDNGASSHHRRSFSGVIKWFSVSKSSTSFGSFHKSSSSSGSEKCLRVQPLNRSSTMNPDIEHSIQGAIAHCKRNSQQQLHSRKCGSDMSFFSSSASKIANEDHEREELCRG, encoded by the coding sequence ATGACAACAAAACCACATTCAGATGACCAAGAAGATGCAGACTACATTGAAATGGAGGTTCACTCACACAGCGATCGCTTCGTCGGTGTCATGACCTCTCCACATCCATTAGAATTCGAGTTCCAAATGTTCTCCAGCTCTTTAAAGAAAGATACCACAATTTCTCCAGCTGATGAACTCTTCTACAAAGGCAAGCTTCTCCCACTCCACCTCCCACCGCGCTTACAAATGGTCCAAAAATTGCTCCAGACCTCCAAATCCTACGAAACAAACACCTTGGAAGAATTCTTTAGCAGGCCATTAGCTGACACTAGACCTGCAAACAGCCCTCCTGACGATGTCTCGTCTCCAGGATCCTGGAAGGTCAGTGAAGAACCGAATCCTCAGGAGTGTGTTACTGAATTCACAACTGAAACAATTGCATTTGTTCGAGGCAAGACCAAGAAGTCATGGACCAGAAAGCTCAAGCTGGTTAAACAGGCTTCCTTGAGTTCTAAACTGAAGTCTTCGCGTGCCTATTTCAAGTCATTGTTTACTAAACCAGGCTGCTCGGATAAGTCCTCTATTGTTCATGAGGACAATCACATTGTAATAGCCAAGAATCCATTTCGGAGAATTCAAACAGAAGGGTATCAAGTGCAGCCGACGACTAATAGATTTGTTAATGAAACAGGTTCAGACAATGGTGCTAGCAGTCATCATAGAAGGTCATTCTCTGGAGTTATAAAGTGGTTTTCAGTTAGCAAGTCTTCAACTTCTTTCGGAAGTTTTCACAAGTCCTCGAGCTCAAGTGGTTCTGAGAAATGTCTCAGAGTGCAGCCCCTCAATAGGAGCAGCACCATGAATCCAGATATAGAGCATTCAATTCAGGGTGCAATTGCTCATTGCAAGAGAAATTCTCAGCAGCAACTTCATTCAAGAAAATGTGGAAGCGATATGAGCTTTTTCTCATCGTCTGCTTCTAAGATCGCAAATGAGGATCACGAAAGAGAAGAACTTTGCAGGGGTTGA
- the LOC108219145 gene encoding ankyrin repeat-containing protein ITN1: MSSSIEQVDDRDLEKGMASPSSLVEQSLEPSPSPSPSAATAPALVLSNSGKRIDQAGKKKYVKQVTGRHNDTELHLAAQRGDLAAVKKILDDINNQMVGTLSGADFDNEVAEIRASVVNEVNELGETSMFTAAEKGHLEVVKELLKYSSKETLTKKNRSMFDPLHIAATQGHHAIVQVLLEHDPELSKTIGPSHATPLISAASRGHISVVNELLLKDCSLLEIPRSNGKNALHLAARQGHVEIVRSLLEKDPQLARRKDKKGQTALHMAVKGVSCEVVKLLLDADAAIVMLPDKFGYTALHVATRKKRAEIVNELLCLPDTNVNALTREHKTALDIAEGLPLSEDSSDIKDCLIRHGAVRANELNQPRDELRNTVSQIKKDVHTQLEQTKRTNKNVHGIAKELRKLHREGINNATNSVTVVAVLFATVAFAAIFTVPGGDNDDGTAVVVSRASFKIFFIFNAIALFTSLAVVVVQITLVRGETKAERKVVEVINKLMWLASVCTSVAFMASSYIVVGRKYEWAAILVTVVGGVIMAGVLGTMTYYVFKSKRNRSMRKKGKSARSGSNSWHHSDYSNSEVDRIYAL; this comes from the exons ATGAGCTCTTCCATTGAACAAG TTGATGATAGAGATTTGGAGAAAGGAATGGCAAGTCCATCATCGCTTGTCGAGCAATCGCTAGAACCATCACCTTCACCATCTCCGTCAGCTGCGACAGCACCAGCTTTGGTGTTGTCTAATTCCGGCAAGAGGATTGATCAAGCTGGGAAGAAGAAGTATGTAAAGCAAGTGACTGGCCGCCACAATGACACGGAGCTGCATTTGGCAGCTCAGCGGGGAGATCTTGCTGCTGTGAAGAAGATTCTCGAtgatataaataatcaaatggTCGGGACTTTAAGTGGAGCTGATTTCGATAACGAGGTAGCTGAAATTAGAGCATCGGTTGTGAATGAAGTAAATGAATTAGGGGAGACGTCTATGTTTACTGCAGCTGAGAAGGGGCATCTTGAGGTTGTGAAGGAGTTGTTAAAGTATTCCAGCAAGGAGACATTGACGAAGAAGAATCGATCTATGTTTGATCCTCTGCACATAGCTGCTACTCAAGGGCATCATG CTATTGTCCAGGTGCTTCTAGAACATGATCCAGAGCTTAGCAAAACTATAGGGCCATCACATGCAACCCCTCTAATATCAGCAGCTTCAAGGGGACATATATCTGTAGTAAATGAGCTACTGTTAAAGGATTGTAGTTTGTTGGAGATTCCCAGATCAAATGGGAAAAATGCATTGCATTTGGCTGCCAGACAGGGACATGTGGAAATTGTGAGGTCATTGCTTGAAAAGGATCCACAGTTAGCAAGAAGAAAAGATAAGAAAGGACAGACTGCATTGCATATGGCTGTCAAAGGTGTTAGCTGTGAGGTGGTAAAACTGCTGCTTGATGCGGATGCAGCTATTGTGATGCTTCCAGACAAGTTTGGTTACACAGCACTACATGTAGCCACCAGGAAGAAGCGAGCTGAG ATAGTGAATGAGTTGTTATGCCTCCCTGATACCAATGTTAATGCACTAACAAGAGAACATAAAACTGCTCTGGACATAGCTGAAGGTCTCCCACTCTCTGAAGATTCATCAGATATAAAAGATTGCCTAATTCGTCATGGTGCTGTTAGAGCTAATGAGCTGAATCAACCAAGAGATGAATTGAGGAATACTGTGAGTCAAATAAAGAAAGATGTCCACACACAGCTTGAGCAAACTAAGAGAACAAACAAAAATGTTCATGGAATTGCAAAAGAACTCAGAAAACTTCATCGAGAGGGAATCAACAATGCCACCAACTCGGTCACTGTGGTGGCGGTGCTTTTTGCAACAGTAGCATTTGCAGCTATTTTTACTGTGCCTGGTGGAGATAACGATGATGGAACGGCTGTTGTAGTGAGCCGTgcatcttttaaaatattttttatctttaatGCCATCGCACTTTTCACTTCCTTGGCTGTTGTCGTGGTTCAGATCACGTTAGTTAGAGGTGAGACAAAAGCAGAAAGAAAGGTAGTGGAAGTGATTAACAAGCTTATGTGGTTAGCTTCTGTATGTACTTCCGTGGCATTTATGGCATCTTCTTACATTGTGGTCGGTCGTAAGTATGAGTGGGCTGCAATTTTGGTTACAGTGGTAGGTGGAGTGATAATGGCTGGAGTTCTTGGCACCATGACTTACTATGTTTTCAAGTCTAAGAGAAACCGATCAATGAGAAAGAAGGGGAAGTCTGCGAGGAGTGGCTCCAACTCATGGCATCATTCTGACTACTCTAATTCAGAAGTTGACCGGATATATGCTCTCTAA